TAGTTTCATGTTCTGCTTCACCAAATCCTATTGATATTACATCAGCTGCACATAATACCACATTGAGTGCAAGTTTGGCTGGTTCTATAGATGCTGATCCAGACAATTATACTTACTTGTGGGAAATAACGCAGGGAGTAGGTTCCTTGAGTAGTACGTCGGCAGTTAGTCCTGTATACACTGCGGCTGTTGGCGATGCGGGCGGTACTGTTAAGTTTAAAGTTACAGTTACGCATAAAAGAACAGGTTGCTTTGCATCTTCAAATTGCGAAGTGAATGTTACAGCAGCAGGTTCATGCCCAACTGTAGAAACAATTGAAGTATGTAATGGTTCCACCAATAGTTATACCGCAAGTCGTGCCCCATCTGTAAATGAAACATGGGTATGGTCAGCAAATAACGGAGCATCCATTAATGCACCAAACGGCCAACAAACAGTTTCTGTAACAGCAGGAGGCCAAAGCTTTACATTAAAGCTCAGCATTTCATATGCAAATCCGGATTTAGGTACAAACGAATGCACCTATGAAGTGCCGGTTATCGCTTGTGGCAATTTCTGTACTTACACGCAAGGAAAGTATGGCAATAGAAGCCCATTATGCGATGGCGATGGTATTGATGGTTCAGGCCCTGCCTATACCTATCCAACAGTAACAGATATGATCAAAGCAATGTTGGGTGTTGGTGGTGTTGGTAATCCTCTTTACATCGGTGGTAATGGAACGACACAGCCACGGATAACCATTCCATCTACTTCAAGCGCAGCAGTATTGCTGAATGCGTCGATGCCAGGTGGTGGAAAAGCGAGTGAATTGTTTGGAAATTGTACTGTTGATAATGTGCCAAGTTTGCCAGCGTGCTGGACTCCTGGTAATAATTCTTCAACTACATATATCACAAAACAAGGAAGGATCAATAATGTGTTCCTGTCACAAACAATTGCGCTTGGGTTAAATCTGAGAGTAAGCTCAGGACTGGCAGACTTTGTATTGCAGGCAGGTACATTTGCAACAGCAGCACGTGATGGTGGTTGTGGTTCAACAACGCCAAAAGCGAGGAGTTGTTACTACAACGAGTTAATGCAGTTGGTAGTAGTAAATGAGTATCTCTACAAAACAATTTCTGTAGATATTATCGCAGCCCTTACAACCAAAGGATACCCTCATACAGTGGGAGGATTATATCAATTGGCGAATGACGGTTTAGGTAATGTTGACGGAGTTGTTGGTTCTGAAGCTGGTGCTTCGTTGTCATCCATTAGTGGTGCAGCAGCACAAATCAATGAAGGATTTGATGAGTGCAGAATATTTATTGGATGGGATGTTGAACCATGTAAGGTTGAAGTTGTTTCACGCAGGATTAATTTAAATCCTTCGGGCACAATTGCGAATCCGAATGCAATAATAACTGATAAGCTAAATGTTTCAACCTATCCTAATCCGTTCATTGACCGTGTTCGTTTTGTAATTGCTTCACCGGTTTCTGGTCAGGCTACCCTCGAGGTATTTGATATGATGGGTCGTAAACTGCAAACAGTTTACAGTGGATTTATTTCTGCTGGCAGAAACCAGGTTGTTGAATACAAAACTTCAACGAACGCCAATGGTACGCTGATCTACAAACTCAGGATCGGTACGGATGAAGTGACAGGCAAATTGGTGAACATCAGACAATAAATTTTTTAAACATAAAACTAAGGCTGCCCATTTGGGCAGCCTTTTTTATTTTTAATTCAATCGTTCGTCTTTTTTGCAATTGGGTGAATTGCGCATTTGCAGGTTTAATTAATTACATAACAATATCCGCCACCTGCAGTTCTGCCTCCGGTTTCAAAGAAATTATAATCGATCCAGCTATAACCTGCAT
This region of Lacibacter sp. H407 genomic DNA includes:
- a CDS encoding T9SS type A sorting domain-containing protein, whose translation is VSCSASPNPIDITSAAHNTTLSASLAGSIDADPDNYTYLWEITQGVGSLSSTSAVSPVYTAAVGDAGGTVKFKVTVTHKRTGCFASSNCEVNVTAAGSCPTVETIEVCNGSTNSYTASRAPSVNETWVWSANNGASINAPNGQQTVSVTAGGQSFTLKLSISYANPDLGTNECTYEVPVIACGNFCTYTQGKYGNRSPLCDGDGIDGSGPAYTYPTVTDMIKAMLGVGGVGNPLYIGGNGTTQPRITIPSTSSAAVLLNASMPGGGKASELFGNCTVDNVPSLPACWTPGNNSSTTYITKQGRINNVFLSQTIALGLNLRVSSGLADFVLQAGTFATAARDGGCGSTTPKARSCYYNELMQLVVVNEYLYKTISVDIIAALTTKGYPHTVGGLYQLANDGLGNVDGVVGSEAGASLSSISGAAAQINEGFDECRIFIGWDVEPCKVEVVSRRINLNPSGTIANPNAIITDKLNVSTYPNPFIDRVRFVIASPVSGQATLEVFDMMGRKLQTVYSGFISAGRNQVVEYKTSTNANGTLIYKLRIGTDEVTGKLVNIRQ